A window of Roseiflexus castenholzii DSM 13941 genomic DNA:
TGAACAACTCTTTCTCGAAATCGTCGGCGCCGACGACAGTGGACAGTGAGCGTCCCCGGAATCTCCGGGCGCCGGTTGCGGGGACAGGTTCCCGCCATGCCGGACCTCGTCGGGCGCCCACGGGGGGCGCGCCCTATCACCCACGGTTTAAGGGCGGACAGAGCATCTGAGCGAACACCGGCACGCCCGCTCGTGAACCACCCACGGATAGGTGCCCCGACGACGCTGCCGCCTTACGCGGCCGTTACCTGCACCCTCAGACATGGTATGATATGCGTGGGGTACGCCATTATCACGAGGTCCGTGCATGGAACGTCTCGGGTTCATTGGGCTGGGGCGCATGGGTCAGGCGATGGCGAGGCGCCTGCTGACGGCAGGATTCCCGCTAACGGTTCATAATCGGACGCGCTCGCGCGCGAATGCGCTGATTGCCGCAGGTGCGGTCTGGGCGGACACTCCCTCAGAAGTCGCCGCGCGCAGCGACATGGTGTTCACCATTCTGACCGACGAGCAGGCAGTCGAAGCGGTCTACCGCGGTCAGGGCGGGTTGCTTTCCACAGATGCTCCTGGTCGTCTGTTCATCGAAATGAGCACCATCCGCACCGCCACAATCCTGGCGCTGGCTGAGGCAGTCGAACAACGTGGCGCACATCTGCTCGACGCGCCGGTCTCCGGCACGGTCGCCCCGGCGCGCGACGGGCAGTTGCTGATACTGGTCGGCGGCAGAGCATCGGATGTCGAACGCGCCCGACCGGCGCTCCAGGTTTTGGGCAGGCGCATCATTCATCTTGGCGGGCAGGGCGCCGGCACAACCATGAAACTGGCGCTCAATATGACGATGGCATGCTTCTGGGGTGCGCTTGCAGAGTCGCTTGCCATAGGGCGGCAGTTCGGGCTGAGTCTCGATGCAATGCTCGATGTGTATCTGGACTCGCCGGTGGCGCCACCAGCGTTGCGCAGCAAGACACCGACGCTGCTTGGCGAAACGAGTGAAGTGGCGTTCGATGTTGCGGGTGTGCGCAAAGACCTGCGCTCCATGGTTGCAACAGCGCAGGACGCCGGCGTGCCAGCGGCGGTAGCCGCAGCGGCGCTCGCGCACTTTGCCGCCGCCACCGCCGCCGGGTATGGCGAACGCGATCTGGCGGCAATTGTCGAATATCTGGCGGATGTCGCGCGTCGCACAGCGCGCCCCGTATTCACATTGGGCGAGCCATGATCATTACGATACGCCC
This region includes:
- a CDS encoding NAD(P)-dependent oxidoreductase, which encodes MERLGFIGLGRMGQAMARRLLTAGFPLTVHNRTRSRANALIAAGAVWADTPSEVAARSDMVFTILTDEQAVEAVYRGQGGLLSTDAPGRLFIEMSTIRTATILALAEAVEQRGAHLLDAPVSGTVAPARDGQLLILVGGRASDVERARPALQVLGRRIIHLGGQGAGTTMKLALNMTMACFWGALAESLAIGRQFGLSLDAMLDVYLDSPVAPPALRSKTPTLLGETSEVAFDVAGVRKDLRSMVATAQDAGVPAAVAAAALAHFAAATAAGYGERDLAAIVEYLADVARRTARPVFTLGEP